A genomic region of Metopolophium dirhodum isolate CAU chromosome 1, ASM1992520v1, whole genome shotgun sequence contains the following coding sequences:
- the LOC132934585 gene encoding polyamine-transporting ATPase 13A3-like isoform X2, which produces MVLCFGCCSRGDYSPIDDGLPSHHINNLDVEYIDIKCGYSYNLVKKIIFNIISICMLGVPYLAIHWSVKLKLYLLMTPSPLSTSDVVLVNDANNSDAVYDVHTSIIKDSDGERITVRYFKHQLLKYIWDENENVFKFLQGLDNGTTTLSNLLEKCHGLTSDEYTNQLELFGKNEVIVEVHSYWKLFFAEVLNPFYVFQIFSICLWFFDDYEYYGLCVLVSSAFSIGTSLYQLKEQSRSLKETVDTYNNDIYTVLRRDEEKVKVKAQYLVPGDVIIIPPGGCNIACDALLLSGNCIVDESLLTGESEPITKSPPSSIEEFCYSSSSHKHHTLYCGTRILQSRFYAGAQVLALVVRTGSSTAKGNLIRSIMFPKDMDFEFYQDSIKFVVIMFFVATIGMLYCAYLYVIREATTEYIIIRSLDIYTVVVPPALPAAMTIGIVHSMKRLKRLKIYCTCQTRINVAGKIKLVCFDKTGTLTEDGLHFFGLLPHDGLQFITNIYGNLVKDLSQIDVRSPIIATMASCHSLTHINGSLAGDPLDLSMFNATDWELEEPGADSSRFDSLLPSIVRPSKKLYPDESPIEIGIVHQFPFNSKTQSMCVIGQVFGTRRYTAYCKGAPEKIIQNCLKGTIPTNIFSVLEEFGSSGYRVLALAYKDLPKKVNWKSLYHLKLENVQCDLNFLGFLVMQNKLKPQSSNIVQQLRTANIKCVMVTGDNLYTGLSVARECSMIPSNINIAVLTATPSTELTKAEIKLEPTLGHNLDIQDEKVYYAIDGRSWSVLESDFPSWLPYVVSKGLVFGRMLPEQKVKLVEYFQSMGYVTAMCGDGANDAGALKVAHVGISLSQAEASIAAPFTSQITNVSCVTKIIREGRCALVTSFGIFKYMTCYSLIQFITLVLLYSVERYYVGKFPIFIL; this is translated from the exons gttgcTGTTCTCGTGGAGACTATTCACCCATAGATGATGGTTTGCCATCTCATCACATTAACAATTTAGATGTAGAATACATTGACATAAAATGTGGATATTCATataacctagtaaaaaaaataatatttaatataatttcaatatgcATGCTTGGTGTGCCATACTTAGCCATTCATTGGTcagtcaaattaaaattatatctgcTTATGACTCCTAGTCCATTATCAACTTCCGATGTTGTTCTTGTTAAT gacGCGAATAATAGCGATGCCGTGTACGATGTACACACTTCAATAATAAAAGACTCAGACGGAGAAAGAATAACCGtaagatattttaaacatcaattactaaaatatatatgggATGAGAacgaaaatgtattcaaatttctaCAAGGTCTTGATAATGGAACAACTACACTATCAAATTTGTTAGAAAAGTGTCACGGTCTCACATCTGATGAATATACAAACCA ATTAGAGCTTTTTGGCAAGAACGAAGTCATTGTAGAAGTACATTCTTACTGGAAATTGTTTTTTGCTGAAGTGTTGAATCCATTTTACGTGTTCCAAATATTTAGCATATGCCTATGGTTTTTTGATGACTatgaatattatggtttatgtgTATTGGTCAGTTCAGCTTTTTCTATTGGCACTTCATTATATCAACTAAAAGAG CAAAGTCGATCACTTAAAGAAACTGTAGatacttataataatgacatttaCACTGTCCTAAGAAGAGATGAGG aaaaagtaaaagtaaaagcTCAATATTTAGTACCTGGAGATGTAATTATAATACCACCAGGAGGTTGCAATATAGCTTGTGATGCTTTATTGTTATCTGGTAATTGTATTGTCGATGAAAGTCTTTTAACAG gagAAAGTGAGCCAATAACGAAAAGCCCTCCTTCGTCAATTGAAGAATTTTGCTACAGCAGTTCTTCGCATAAACATCACACATTGTACTGCGGTACCAGGATTTTACAATCAAGATTTTACGCTGGGGCCCAA GTGTTAGCTCTGGTGGTTAGGACTGGAAGTTCTACAGCTAAAGGGAATTTGATACGGTCAATTATGTTTCCAAAGGATATGGATTTCGAGTTTTATCAAGATTCCATAAAATTTGTTGTAATCATGTTTTTCGTTGCTACTATTGGAATGCTTTACTGTGCCTACTTGTATGTTATAAGAGAA gctACTACAGAATACATTATCATAAGAAGTCTGGACATTTACACTGTGGTCGTCCCCCCTGCATTGCCAGCTGCAATGACAATTGGTATTGTGCATTCTATGAAACGTCTAAAACGCCTTAAAATATATTGCACATGTCAGACCCGTATTAATGTCGCTGGTAAAATAAAACTCGTTTGTTTTGATAAG ACTGGCACATTGACTGAAGACGGATTGCACTTTTTTGGCCTATTGCCTCATGATGgtctacaatttattacaaatatttatggtAATTTAGTGAAAGATTTATCTCAAATAGATGTCAGATCACCAATAATTGCTACAATGGCATCTTGTCACTCATTAACTCACATCAACGGGTCACTGGCAGGAGATCCGTTAGATCTGAGCATGTTTAATGCAACTGATTGG gaattagaAGAGCCTGGCGCAGATAGTTCAAGATTTGATAGTTTATTACCTTCAATAGTACGACcatctaaaaaattatatccaGATGAA tCACCAATTGAAATTGGTATTGTACATCAATTTCCCTTCAATTCAAAAACGCAAAGTATGTGTGTTATTGGTCAAGTATTTGGTACTCGACGTTACACAGCATACTGTAAAGGCGCTCCAGAAAAGATTATCCAAAACTGTTTGAAAGGaacaa ttcccacaaatattttttctgttttggAAGAATTTGGTTCATCTGGGTACCGAGTATTAGCATTAGCATACAAAGATTTACCAAAAAAAGTGAACTGGAAATCGTTATACCATCttaaattagaaaat gttcaatgtgatttaaattttcttggATTTCTCGTCatgcaaaataaacttaaaCCACAATCTTCTAATATAGTTCAACAACTGAGAACAGCAAACATAAAATGTGTTATGGTCACTg GTGATAATTTATACACTGGATTAAGTGTAGCAAGAGAGTGTTCTATGATTccatctaatataaatattgcagTACTAACAGCAACGCCTAGTACTGAACTAACTAAAGCAGAAATCAAACTTGAGCCTACATTAGGGCATAACTTGGAT ATACAAGACGAAAAGGTATATTATGCAATCGACGGGAGGTCGTGGTCTGTTTTGGAGTCAGATTTTCCAAGTTGGTTACCTTATGTTGTCTCTAAAGGTCTTGTGTTTGGAAGAATGTTACCAGAGCAAAAAGTGAAGCTTGTTGAGTATTTTCAAAGTATGGGCTATGTGACAGCTATGTGTGGGGATGGAGCAAACGATGCTGGG gcaTTAAAAGTTGCTCATGTTGGCATATCACTTTCACAAGCTGAAGCGTCCATAGCAGCGCCATTTACTTCTCAAATAACAAACGTCTCATGCGTAACTAAAATAATACGAGAAGGACGATGTGCTCTAGTGACTagttttggaatatttaaatatatgacatGCTACAGTTTAATACAGTTCATCACATTAGTTTTACTTTACAGCGTAG aaaGGTATTATGTTGggaaatttccaatttttatactttga
- the LOC132934585 gene encoding polyamine-transporting ATPase 13A3-like isoform X1 translates to MVLCFGCCSRGDYSPIDDGLPSHHINNLDVEYIDIKCGYSYNLVKKIIFNIISICMLGVPYLAIHWSVKLKLYLLMTPSPLSTSDVVLVNDANNSDAVYDVHTSIIKDSDGERITVRYFKHQLLKYIWDENENVFKFLQGLDNGTTTLSNLLEKCHGLTSDEYTNQLELFGKNEVIVEVHSYWKLFFAEVLNPFYVFQIFSICLWFFDDYEYYGLCVLVSSAFSIGTSLYQLKEQSRSLKETVDTYNNDIYTVLRRDEEKVKVKAQYLVPGDVIIIPPGGCNIACDALLLSGNCIVDESLLTGESEPITKSPPSSIEEFCYSSSSHKHHTLYCGTRILQSRFYAGAQVLALVVRTGSSTAKGNLIRSIMFPKDMDFEFYQDSIKFVVIMFFVATIGMLYCAYLYVIREATTEYIIIRSLDIYTVVVPPALPAAMTIGIVHSMKRLKRLKIYCTCQTRINVAGKIKLVCFDKTGTLTEDGLHFFGLLPHDGLQFITNIYGNLVKDLSQIDVRSPIIATMASCHSLTHINGSLAGDPLDLSMFNATDWELEEPGADSSRFDSLLPSIVRPSKKLYPDESPIEIGIVHQFPFNSKTQSMCVIGQVFGTRRYTAYCKGAPEKIIQNCLKGTIPTNIFSVLEEFGSSGYRVLALAYKDLPKKVNWKSLYHLKLENVQCDLNFLGFLVMQNKLKPQSSNIVQQLRTANIKCVMVTGDNLYTGLSVARECSMIPSNINIAVLTATPSTELTKAEIKLEPTLGHNLDIQDEKVYYAIDGRSWSVLESDFPSWLPYVVSKGLVFGRMLPEQKVKLVEYFQSMGYVTAMCGDGANDAGALKVAHVGISLSQAEASIAAPFTSQITNVSCVTKIIREGRCALVTSFGIFKYMTCYSLIQFITLVLLYSKGIMLGNFQFLYFDFILTTSLAIVMGDIEPTDKVHPHRPLSKILTAKNLIPLFLQLLVCALIQIGSLYYLELQDWFVPTNPAWSDNDVISCWENTTLFLTSSYQYIILAFVLNKGYPHRKPFYKNLSFTIVIVILTLFTLMLQTTRYSTFTDIFDMVNLKNSRNEKEQRLFLITLLAFPILNLYLAINIEAFAESTLMKKILSTIRRKRQPKNPYNQLIASQPNILI, encoded by the exons gttgcTGTTCTCGTGGAGACTATTCACCCATAGATGATGGTTTGCCATCTCATCACATTAACAATTTAGATGTAGAATACATTGACATAAAATGTGGATATTCATataacctagtaaaaaaaataatatttaatataatttcaatatgcATGCTTGGTGTGCCATACTTAGCCATTCATTGGTcagtcaaattaaaattatatctgcTTATGACTCCTAGTCCATTATCAACTTCCGATGTTGTTCTTGTTAAT gacGCGAATAATAGCGATGCCGTGTACGATGTACACACTTCAATAATAAAAGACTCAGACGGAGAAAGAATAACCGtaagatattttaaacatcaattactaaaatatatatgggATGAGAacgaaaatgtattcaaatttctaCAAGGTCTTGATAATGGAACAACTACACTATCAAATTTGTTAGAAAAGTGTCACGGTCTCACATCTGATGAATATACAAACCA ATTAGAGCTTTTTGGCAAGAACGAAGTCATTGTAGAAGTACATTCTTACTGGAAATTGTTTTTTGCTGAAGTGTTGAATCCATTTTACGTGTTCCAAATATTTAGCATATGCCTATGGTTTTTTGATGACTatgaatattatggtttatgtgTATTGGTCAGTTCAGCTTTTTCTATTGGCACTTCATTATATCAACTAAAAGAG CAAAGTCGATCACTTAAAGAAACTGTAGatacttataataatgacatttaCACTGTCCTAAGAAGAGATGAGG aaaaagtaaaagtaaaagcTCAATATTTAGTACCTGGAGATGTAATTATAATACCACCAGGAGGTTGCAATATAGCTTGTGATGCTTTATTGTTATCTGGTAATTGTATTGTCGATGAAAGTCTTTTAACAG gagAAAGTGAGCCAATAACGAAAAGCCCTCCTTCGTCAATTGAAGAATTTTGCTACAGCAGTTCTTCGCATAAACATCACACATTGTACTGCGGTACCAGGATTTTACAATCAAGATTTTACGCTGGGGCCCAA GTGTTAGCTCTGGTGGTTAGGACTGGAAGTTCTACAGCTAAAGGGAATTTGATACGGTCAATTATGTTTCCAAAGGATATGGATTTCGAGTTTTATCAAGATTCCATAAAATTTGTTGTAATCATGTTTTTCGTTGCTACTATTGGAATGCTTTACTGTGCCTACTTGTATGTTATAAGAGAA gctACTACAGAATACATTATCATAAGAAGTCTGGACATTTACACTGTGGTCGTCCCCCCTGCATTGCCAGCTGCAATGACAATTGGTATTGTGCATTCTATGAAACGTCTAAAACGCCTTAAAATATATTGCACATGTCAGACCCGTATTAATGTCGCTGGTAAAATAAAACTCGTTTGTTTTGATAAG ACTGGCACATTGACTGAAGACGGATTGCACTTTTTTGGCCTATTGCCTCATGATGgtctacaatttattacaaatatttatggtAATTTAGTGAAAGATTTATCTCAAATAGATGTCAGATCACCAATAATTGCTACAATGGCATCTTGTCACTCATTAACTCACATCAACGGGTCACTGGCAGGAGATCCGTTAGATCTGAGCATGTTTAATGCAACTGATTGG gaattagaAGAGCCTGGCGCAGATAGTTCAAGATTTGATAGTTTATTACCTTCAATAGTACGACcatctaaaaaattatatccaGATGAA tCACCAATTGAAATTGGTATTGTACATCAATTTCCCTTCAATTCAAAAACGCAAAGTATGTGTGTTATTGGTCAAGTATTTGGTACTCGACGTTACACAGCATACTGTAAAGGCGCTCCAGAAAAGATTATCCAAAACTGTTTGAAAGGaacaa ttcccacaaatattttttctgttttggAAGAATTTGGTTCATCTGGGTACCGAGTATTAGCATTAGCATACAAAGATTTACCAAAAAAAGTGAACTGGAAATCGTTATACCATCttaaattagaaaat gttcaatgtgatttaaattttcttggATTTCTCGTCatgcaaaataaacttaaaCCACAATCTTCTAATATAGTTCAACAACTGAGAACAGCAAACATAAAATGTGTTATGGTCACTg GTGATAATTTATACACTGGATTAAGTGTAGCAAGAGAGTGTTCTATGATTccatctaatataaatattgcagTACTAACAGCAACGCCTAGTACTGAACTAACTAAAGCAGAAATCAAACTTGAGCCTACATTAGGGCATAACTTGGAT ATACAAGACGAAAAGGTATATTATGCAATCGACGGGAGGTCGTGGTCTGTTTTGGAGTCAGATTTTCCAAGTTGGTTACCTTATGTTGTCTCTAAAGGTCTTGTGTTTGGAAGAATGTTACCAGAGCAAAAAGTGAAGCTTGTTGAGTATTTTCAAAGTATGGGCTATGTGACAGCTATGTGTGGGGATGGAGCAAACGATGCTGGG gcaTTAAAAGTTGCTCATGTTGGCATATCACTTTCACAAGCTGAAGCGTCCATAGCAGCGCCATTTACTTCTCAAATAACAAACGTCTCATGCGTAACTAAAATAATACGAGAAGGACGATGTGCTCTAGTGACTagttttggaatatttaaatatatgacatGCTACAGTTTAATACAGTTCATCACATTAGTTTTACTTTACAGC aaaGGTATTATGTTGggaaatttccaatttttatactttgattTTATTCTTACAACATCATTAGCTATTGTAATGGGTGATATCGAACCTACTGACAAAGTTCATCCTCACCGTCCATTGTCTAAAATTTTGACTGCAAAAAACTTAATACCTCTATTTTTGCAATTGTTGGTCTGTGCTTTAATACAAATAGGGTCACTATATTACCTAGAACTACAAGATTG gtttgtACCTACAAATCCTGCATGGTCTGACAATGATGTGATTTCATGTTGGGAAAATACTACATTGTTTTTAACCAGTTCATaccaatacattattttagCATTTGTATTAAACAAAGGATATCCTCACCGAAAACCATTTTACAAAAATC tttcaTTCACAATTGTCATTGTAATATTGACTTTATTTACGCTGATGTTGCAAACAACTAGATACTCTACGTTTACAGACATATTCGACATGGTCAATCTGAAAAATTCACGCAATGAAAAAGAACAGCGGCTTTTTCTTATAACTCTACTTGCTTTTCCTATTTTAAATCTTTACTTGGCCATCAATATCGag GCGTTTGCTGAGTCAActctaatgaaaaaaatattaagcaccATCAGACGGAAAAGACAGCCTAAAAATCCATATAATCAGCTGATTGCTAGTCAgcctaacatattaatataa